A single Myxococcus stipitatus DNA region contains:
- a CDS encoding GNAT family N-acetyltransferase, protein MIREDELKQGPRAERRLDVSAVGSLSALAGMRAEWNALLDASDAGPFNAWEWLYPWCRRIEPGRRPFVLTARDAAGTLMGLWPLGLETRRVAGIPVRRLGFLGETHVGSDYLDVVARRGMEREVGQVFARMLEALREDWDVLDLTDLRSDSVTVEVLREVFSGDDVRLSERYICPYETFAPGESFDAFLKRTGRRDNYLRRRKWLEKQEGYRIERTEAPGALAGPMTDFFRLHASRWAEDGGSQGIKGTGVEAFHRDATQLLAERGRLRLYTMKVGGRAVASVYGLVHARGFVYFQSGYDPDWRSRSVGLVLVGETFKDALEAGLTEYDFLRGTERYKSDWVTKQRHTVSVRVHAGTRASRWFSRSEELARKTRNAVKYALPGTLVEKVRRLRRRRAAVD, encoded by the coding sequence ATGATCCGCGAGGACGAGCTGAAGCAGGGGCCGCGCGCCGAGCGGCGGCTGGACGTGAGCGCCGTGGGCAGCCTGTCCGCGCTGGCGGGCATGAGGGCGGAGTGGAACGCGTTGCTCGACGCGAGCGACGCCGGGCCCTTCAACGCCTGGGAGTGGCTGTACCCGTGGTGTCGCCGCATCGAGCCGGGGCGGCGTCCCTTCGTCCTCACCGCGCGGGACGCGGCGGGGACGCTGATGGGGCTGTGGCCGCTGGGGCTGGAGACGCGCCGGGTGGCCGGCATCCCCGTGCGCCGCCTGGGCTTCCTGGGTGAGACGCACGTGGGCAGCGACTACCTGGACGTGGTGGCCCGCAGGGGGATGGAGCGGGAGGTGGGCCAGGTCTTCGCGCGGATGCTGGAGGCGCTGCGCGAGGACTGGGACGTGCTGGACCTGACCGACCTGCGGAGCGACTCCGTCACGGTGGAGGTGCTGCGCGAGGTCTTCTCGGGTGACGACGTGCGCCTGTCCGAGCGCTACATCTGTCCCTACGAGACGTTCGCTCCAGGCGAGTCCTTCGACGCGTTCCTCAAGCGCACGGGGCGCAGGGACAACTACCTGCGTCGGCGCAAGTGGCTGGAGAAGCAGGAGGGCTACCGCATCGAGCGCACGGAGGCGCCTGGAGCGCTGGCGGGGCCGATGACGGACTTCTTCCGGCTGCACGCGTCGCGGTGGGCCGAGGACGGTGGTTCGCAGGGCATCAAGGGCACGGGCGTGGAGGCGTTCCACCGGGACGCGACCCAGTTGCTGGCGGAGCGCGGTCGGCTGCGCCTCTACACGATGAAGGTCGGTGGCCGGGCCGTGGCCTCGGTGTACGGCCTCGTCCATGCCCGCGGCTTCGTGTACTTCCAGTCCGGATACGACCCGGACTGGCGCTCGCGCAGCGTGGGCCTGGTGCTGGTGGGGGAGACCTTCAAGGACGCGCTGGAGGCGGGCCTGACGGAGTACGACTTCCTGCGCGGAACGGAGCGCTACAAGTCCGACTGGGTGACGAAGCAGCGGCACACCGTGTCGGTGCGAGTGCATGCCGGGACGCGCGCGTCGCGATGGTTCAGTCGCTCCGAGGAGCTGGCGCGCAAGACGCGCAACGCCGTGAAGTACGCGCTGCCCGGGACGCTGGTGGAGAAGGTGCGGCGCCTGCGCCGCCGGCGCGCGGCGGTGGATTGA
- a CDS encoding MarR family winged helix-turn-helix transcriptional regulator, with translation MGQDDANGTARGRAEGAMTVHWSEEPTSAAPTREHLESSARLIGMLMDFNRDRSVLRDPFHQFCAEQELSSPQSHIILWLGHEARPLSTGALSRLADINDRSITGIMDRLEARGLVRRTRLPADRRTVLNELTPRGRTLYVGIKDRMVAALAGFVATMSADEEATVFRLMGRLLAAVNPATK, from the coding sequence GTGGGGCAAGACGACGCGAACGGGACGGCGCGAGGCCGCGCGGAGGGCGCGATGACGGTGCACTGGAGCGAGGAGCCGACGTCCGCCGCGCCCACGCGGGAGCATCTGGAGTCCAGCGCCCGGCTGATCGGGATGCTGATGGACTTCAACCGGGACCGCTCGGTGCTGAGGGACCCGTTCCATCAGTTCTGCGCCGAGCAGGAGCTCAGCTCTCCCCAGAGCCACATCATCCTCTGGCTGGGCCACGAGGCGCGCCCGCTCAGCACGGGCGCCCTGTCCCGCCTGGCGGACATCAACGACCGGAGCATCACCGGCATCATGGATCGCCTCGAGGCGCGGGGACTGGTGCGGCGCACGCGCCTGCCCGCGGACCGGCGCACGGTCCTCAATGAGCTCACGCCTCGGGGGCGCACCCTCTATGTCGGCATCAAGGACCGGATGGTGGCCGCGCTCGCGGGCTTCGTGGCGACGATGAGCGCCGACGAGGAAGCCACCGTCTTCCGTTTGATGGGCCGCCTGCTCGCGGCCGTGAACCCCGCCACGAAGTAG
- a CDS encoding SDR family NAD(P)-dependent oxidoreductase: MDLELKGRVALVSGSTAGIGLAIVESLAREGAEVIVNGRTQARVDAALAEVRRKQPDARLRGVAADLGTREGARQVVALVPHVDILVNNVGIFEPKPFEEIPDEDWLRLFDVNVMSGVRLSRHYLRGMREKDWGRIVFISSESALQIPVEMIHYGVTKTAQLSVARGIAEGLQGTNITANSVLPGPTRSEGVEVFLKDLSRQQGVDVATVEREFFKSARPSSLIQRFARTEEVADLVAFVCSPRASGINGTALRVDGGVVRAVA; the protein is encoded by the coding sequence ATGGACCTGGAATTGAAGGGCAGGGTCGCGCTGGTCAGCGGCTCCACGGCTGGAATCGGGCTCGCCATCGTCGAGTCGCTGGCCCGCGAGGGCGCGGAGGTCATCGTCAACGGTCGCACCCAGGCGCGGGTGGACGCGGCGCTGGCGGAGGTCCGTCGCAAGCAGCCGGACGCGAGGCTGCGGGGCGTGGCGGCGGACCTGGGCACGCGCGAGGGCGCCAGACAGGTGGTGGCGCTCGTCCCCCACGTGGACATCCTCGTGAACAACGTGGGCATCTTCGAGCCCAAGCCCTTCGAGGAGATTCCGGACGAGGACTGGCTGCGCCTCTTCGACGTCAACGTGATGAGCGGCGTGCGGCTCAGCCGTCACTACCTGCGGGGCATGCGGGAGAAGGACTGGGGGCGCATCGTCTTCATCTCCAGCGAGTCCGCGCTCCAGATTCCGGTGGAGATGATCCACTACGGCGTGACGAAGACGGCGCAGCTGTCCGTGGCGCGCGGAATCGCGGAGGGGCTGCAGGGGACGAACATCACCGCGAACTCCGTGCTGCCCGGGCCCACGCGTTCGGAGGGCGTGGAGGTGTTCCTGAAGGACCTGTCCCGGCAGCAGGGCGTGGACGTGGCCACCGTGGAGCGCGAGTTCTTCAAGAGCGCGCGGCCGTCGTCGCTCATCCAGCGCTTCGCGCGCACGGAGGAGGTGGCGGACCTGGTGGCCTTCGTGTGCAGCCCGCGCGCCTCCGGCATCAACGGCACCGCCCTGCGCGTGGATGGCGGCGTGGTGCGCGCCGTCGCCTGA
- a CDS encoding polysaccharide biosynthesis/export family protein — protein MGKTSAGFWTVLGVMLLGGCAHPPAMKVDNTDQPYRIGREDVLDVAVWRDAELSRTLPVRPDGYISMPMVGEVMAAGKTPTELAEALKASYQPYVQDPRVTVIVREVNSSRVFVTGEVTHPGAYPLRGRVSLLQAIALAGGFTDFANSDGIVVIRSDGNGGQIPVRYSDLLSPDGGQDVILRPGDTIVVP, from the coding sequence ATGGGCAAGACGAGCGCGGGGTTCTGGACGGTGCTGGGCGTGATGCTCCTGGGAGGGTGTGCCCACCCGCCGGCGATGAAGGTGGACAACACCGACCAGCCGTATCGCATCGGTCGGGAGGACGTGTTGGACGTGGCCGTGTGGCGCGACGCGGAGCTGTCGCGGACGTTGCCGGTCCGTCCGGATGGCTACATCTCCATGCCGATGGTGGGCGAGGTGATGGCGGCGGGCAAGACGCCCACCGAGCTGGCCGAGGCGCTCAAGGCGAGCTACCAGCCCTACGTCCAGGATCCGCGCGTGACGGTCATCGTCCGCGAGGTCAACAGCAGCCGCGTGTTCGTCACCGGCGAGGTCACCCACCCGGGCGCGTACCCGCTGCGTGGCCGCGTGTCGCTCCTGCAGGCCATCGCGCTGGCGGGCGGCTTCACGGACTTCGCCAACTCCGACGGCATCGTGGTCATCCGCAGCGACGGCAACGGCGGGCAGATCCCCGTGCGCTACAGCGACCTGCTCTCTCCGGATGGCGGACAGGACGTCATCCTGCGGCCCGGTGACACCATCGTCGTGCCGTGA
- the exoE gene encoding polyisoprenyl-phosphate hexose-1-phosphate transferase ExoE, with product MLRVFHHYFSAKKLTFFLAESSAIALACVMGAAACAALFAPAGTRPPLSTLWPTLLGLGAAFVVTFQFTLYLLDLYDLRIAAEDRTRGYRFLKAAGVTAMVAGGVMLVVPLVLPVALPPGALLGGAMGALAGTLVVRVSIRALVGAPHDVLIVGDGLKARAVATAIEAGGEGSYRVVAMVDPTALDEPLDQLAARLGAAFVVQAADDMRGGVNWVESLLACRLQGRRVYDATGFCERVLRRIPVQFLRASDFAFADELTVSPLRRALKRAFDLAVASLLLGLSAPFLLLVAVAIKLDSRGPVFYRQERTGRLGATYHLWKFRSMRTDAEKNGAVWARANDDRVTRVGRFIRRTRIDEIPQVFNVLMGEMSFVGPRPERPVFVAQLKQQIPFYGLREAVKPGLTGWAQIRYPYGASVEDARNKLEFDLYYVKNGSLFLDMGIIFHTVRHVLLGRGAR from the coding sequence GTGCTCCGGGTTTTTCACCACTATTTTTCAGCCAAGAAGCTGACATTCTTCCTTGCCGAGAGTTCGGCGATCGCACTGGCTTGCGTGATGGGCGCGGCCGCCTGTGCGGCTCTCTTCGCGCCTGCGGGCACGCGGCCGCCGTTGTCGACGCTGTGGCCCACGCTGCTGGGGCTGGGCGCCGCCTTCGTCGTCACCTTCCAGTTCACGCTGTACCTGCTGGACCTGTACGACCTGCGCATCGCCGCGGAGGACCGGACCCGCGGCTACCGCTTCCTCAAGGCGGCGGGCGTCACGGCGATGGTGGCCGGAGGGGTGATGCTGGTGGTGCCGCTGGTGCTGCCGGTGGCGCTGCCACCCGGCGCCCTGCTGGGCGGGGCCATGGGCGCGCTGGCGGGCACCCTGGTGGTGCGCGTGTCCATCCGCGCCCTGGTGGGCGCGCCGCATGACGTCCTCATCGTGGGGGATGGCCTCAAGGCCCGCGCGGTGGCGACCGCCATCGAGGCGGGCGGCGAGGGCAGCTACCGCGTCGTGGCCATGGTGGACCCGACGGCGCTCGACGAGCCGCTCGACCAGCTCGCGGCCCGGCTGGGCGCGGCCTTCGTCGTGCAAGCCGCGGACGACATGCGCGGTGGGGTGAACTGGGTGGAGTCGCTGCTGGCGTGCAGGCTCCAGGGGCGGCGCGTCTACGACGCGACGGGCTTCTGCGAGCGGGTGCTGCGGCGCATCCCGGTGCAGTTCCTGCGGGCGAGCGACTTCGCGTTCGCGGACGAGCTGACGGTGTCGCCGCTGCGGCGGGCGCTCAAGCGGGCGTTCGACCTGGCCGTGGCCTCGCTGCTGCTCGGGCTGTCCGCGCCCTTCCTGCTGCTGGTGGCGGTGGCCATCAAGCTCGACTCGAGGGGGCCCGTCTTCTACCGGCAGGAGCGCACGGGCCGGCTCGGGGCGACGTACCACCTGTGGAAGTTCCGCAGCATGCGCACGGACGCGGAGAAGAACGGCGCGGTGTGGGCGCGGGCCAACGACGACCGCGTCACTCGGGTGGGGCGCTTCATCCGGCGCACGCGCATCGACGAGATTCCCCAGGTGTTCAACGTCTTGATGGGGGAGATGAGCTTCGTGGGACCCCGGCCCGAGCGGCCGGTCTTCGTGGCACAGCTCAAGCAACAGATTCCGTTCTACGGGCTGCGCGAGGCCGTGAAGCCGGGGCTGACCGGCTGGGCGCAGATCCGCTACCCCTATGGGGCTTCCGTGGAGGACGCGCGCAACAAGCTGGAGTTCGACCTGTACTACGTGAAGAACGGTTCGTTGTTCCTGGACATGGGAATCATCTTCCACACCGTGAGGCATGTCTTGCTCGGGCGTGGGGCTCGGTAG
- a CDS encoding gluconeogenesis factor YvcK family protein, with amino-acid sequence MVGMDMDSPLPESWEEARARRLREREREAERNELLQPHLERPTRIVAIGGGTGLPMVLRGLARRAAPKPGDPGVDITAVVAMSDDGGSSGRLRRLHGALPPGDIRNCLVALAGGRSALKEVFQFRFGGARGLAGHAVGNLLIAALAELKGDFMEAVRMSGELLGARGRVLPSTLASVQLVAQMHDDTEVVGERNICRAQGRVRRVSLSPRSPPPVEGLLEAIYTADLVAIGPGSLYSSLLPNMLVDGVAQALKESRALKVLVSNLMTQPGETDGMSCLDHVLAVREHVGPVLDAVLVNGTVPSPEAMKRYGRRGSFPVSVDSRELIAAGVVPVRADLLKEGSRIRHDSRKVAACLLKMARSGL; translated from the coding sequence ATGGTGGGAATGGACATGGATTCGCCGCTCCCGGAGTCGTGGGAGGAGGCCCGGGCCCGCAGGCTGCGCGAGCGGGAGCGGGAGGCCGAACGCAACGAGCTGCTCCAGCCACACCTGGAGCGTCCCACGCGCATCGTCGCGATTGGCGGGGGCACGGGGCTGCCCATGGTGCTGCGGGGGCTGGCCCGGCGCGCCGCGCCGAAGCCGGGCGACCCGGGCGTGGACATCACCGCCGTCGTGGCGATGAGCGACGATGGCGGCAGCTCCGGGCGCCTGCGCCGGCTGCACGGGGCCCTGCCGCCGGGGGACATCCGCAACTGCCTGGTGGCGCTCGCCGGCGGGCGCAGCGCGCTCAAGGAGGTGTTCCAGTTCCGCTTCGGGGGCGCGCGGGGCCTGGCCGGCCACGCGGTGGGCAACCTGCTCATCGCCGCGCTGGCGGAGCTGAAGGGCGACTTCATGGAGGCGGTGCGAATGTCCGGCGAGCTGCTGGGCGCGCGCGGGCGGGTGCTGCCGTCGACGCTGGCGTCGGTGCAGCTGGTGGCGCAGATGCATGACGACACGGAGGTGGTGGGGGAGCGCAACATCTGCCGCGCGCAGGGGCGCGTGCGCCGGGTGTCGTTGAGCCCCCGCTCGCCTCCGCCCGTGGAGGGGCTGCTGGAGGCCATCTACACCGCGGACCTGGTGGCCATCGGCCCGGGGTCGCTGTACTCGAGCCTGCTGCCCAACATGCTGGTGGACGGCGTGGCCCAGGCGCTCAAGGAGTCGCGGGCCCTGAAGGTGCTGGTCTCCAACCTCATGACGCAGCCGGGGGAGACGGACGGCATGTCCTGCCTGGACCATGTGCTCGCCGTGAGGGAGCACGTGGGGCCGGTGCTGGACGCGGTGCTCGTCAACGGCACGGTGCCGTCGCCGGAGGCCATGAAGCGCTACGGCCGGCGCGGCTCCTTCCCGGTGTCGGTGGACTCGCGCGAGCTCATCGCGGCGGGCGTGGTGCCGGTGCGGGCGGATCTGCTCAAGGAGGGGTCCAGGATCCGACACGACAGCCGCAAGGTCGCCGCGTGCCTGCTGAAGATGGCCCGCAGTGGCTTGTAG
- a CDS encoding GNAT family N-acetyltransferase: MEAILSRPGPRVIEVDDRAAFMALESEWNALVEATSDEVFYRHEFLRVWLDNFAPGARLCVLTLRDAAGRLSAALPLWEERATLYGVPVRQLSGAANAHSCRFDLLARDPDEAAGAFVAHLRARRGWDVLRLTDVPDGGAAWRFHAAAASAGNPVGAWESLQSPYIPLPKSREAFLASLQAKFKANCRRRRRKLEEKGRVTFERVEGGLGLEGALEEGFLLEQSGWKGERGTAMAQDARTRGFYTELARDAAYRNRLALYFLRLDGLPVAFHYGLEYGQRYFLLKPGYDEQLRECSPGQLLLDEVAGTCIDRGLREFDFLGPDMVWKRDWTDKVRRHTWLYVFNDSALGRALCAAKFRWGPAAKEVVSKWKR, encoded by the coding sequence ATGGAAGCAATCCTGAGCAGACCCGGGCCGCGCGTCATCGAGGTCGATGACCGGGCGGCCTTCATGGCCCTGGAGTCGGAGTGGAACGCGCTCGTGGAGGCCACCTCCGACGAGGTGTTCTACCGCCACGAGTTCCTGCGCGTCTGGCTGGACAACTTCGCCCCGGGGGCGCGGCTGTGCGTGCTGACGCTGCGGGACGCGGCGGGCCGGTTGAGCGCGGCGCTGCCCCTGTGGGAGGAGCGCGCCACGTTGTACGGCGTCCCCGTGCGGCAGCTCTCCGGCGCGGCCAACGCGCACTCGTGCCGCTTCGACCTGCTGGCGCGGGACCCGGACGAGGCCGCTGGCGCCTTCGTCGCGCACCTGCGGGCCCGCAGGGGCTGGGACGTGCTGCGGTTGACGGACGTGCCGGACGGAGGCGCGGCCTGGCGGTTCCACGCGGCGGCGGCCTCCGCGGGCAACCCCGTGGGGGCCTGGGAGTCGCTCCAGTCGCCCTACATCCCGTTGCCGAAGTCACGCGAGGCGTTCCTGGCGTCGCTCCAGGCCAAGTTCAAGGCGAACTGCCGGCGGCGGCGGCGCAAGCTCGAGGAGAAGGGGCGCGTCACCTTCGAGCGGGTGGAGGGGGGGCTCGGCCTGGAGGGGGCGCTGGAGGAGGGCTTCCTGCTGGAGCAGAGCGGCTGGAAGGGCGAGCGGGGCACCGCCATGGCGCAGGACGCGCGCACGCGCGGCTTCTACACGGAGCTGGCGCGCGACGCGGCCTACCGCAACCGGCTGGCGCTGTACTTCCTGCGGCTGGACGGCCTTCCGGTGGCGTTCCACTACGGGCTGGAGTACGGCCAGCGCTACTTCCTCCTGAAGCCCGGCTACGACGAGCAGCTGCGCGAGTGCAGTCCCGGACAGCTGCTCCTCGACGAGGTGGCGGGGACGTGCATCGACCGGGGGCTGCGCGAGTTCGACTTCCTGGGACCGGACATGGTGTGGAAGCGGGACTGGACGGACAAGGTCCGGCGCCACACCTGGCTCTATGTCTTCAACGACTCCGCCCTGGGTCGCGCGCTGTGCGCGGCGAAGTTCCGGTGGGGTCCGGCGGCGAAAGAGGTGGTGTCGAAATGGAAGAGATGA
- a CDS encoding GumC family protein, with the protein MERGMTADQLLAALWRRKALVGAIAAAVFAVGAAIVMTRPSVYEASVVVRVEPQRPGEEMVQRTVSELIEQRLLTVRQELMARPVLQKAIEEMNLYPDIVSEKGMEAAVAQMRKDLTVRVEGETAFELTYANRDPQVAAQVTNRLPTIFAEETLKIRKAQAARATDLFNEEMSQMGKAVSSWEKRIAQFKVDHLGELPEQLEMNMRGLERVSHELQTKSEELRVAEARRSDLARARNAVDSEAGRLEAAENGLTRALVSARTNWTEDHPEIKRMQAELDGMAARRKEAEGRLWAERAERARVAGLIANIQKEIVDLQQKAEAYQSRLNNTPKWAHELGVMNRDYEIARTKYQSVVSRKVEAEIAQELEAKSAQSLFNVISPAGVPVTPARPDRMTGMLIALLVALGLGVLTGAMLEMRDDSLRDGTEVRQRLTLPVLAVVPDMQGKTEKRVLMPSSGTRNNVQTPTSLN; encoded by the coding sequence ATGGAGCGTGGGATGACGGCGGATCAGCTGCTGGCCGCCCTCTGGCGCCGCAAGGCGCTGGTGGGGGCCATCGCAGCAGCGGTCTTCGCGGTGGGCGCGGCCATCGTGATGACCCGGCCGAGCGTGTATGAGGCGTCCGTGGTGGTCCGGGTGGAACCGCAACGGCCAGGAGAGGAGATGGTGCAGCGAACGGTGAGCGAGCTCATCGAGCAACGACTGCTCACCGTGCGCCAGGAACTCATGGCGCGCCCCGTGCTCCAGAAGGCCATCGAGGAGATGAACCTCTACCCGGACATCGTGTCCGAGAAGGGCATGGAGGCGGCCGTCGCGCAGATGCGCAAGGACCTGACGGTGCGCGTGGAGGGTGAGACGGCCTTCGAGCTCACCTACGCGAACCGGGATCCCCAGGTGGCCGCGCAGGTGACCAACCGCCTGCCGACCATCTTCGCCGAGGAGACGCTGAAGATCCGCAAGGCGCAGGCGGCTCGCGCCACGGACCTCTTCAACGAGGAGATGTCGCAGATGGGCAAGGCGGTCTCCAGCTGGGAGAAGCGGATCGCCCAGTTCAAGGTGGACCATCTGGGCGAGCTGCCCGAGCAGCTGGAGATGAACATGCGGGGGCTCGAGCGCGTGTCGCACGAGCTGCAGACGAAGTCGGAGGAGCTGCGCGTGGCGGAGGCGCGCCGGTCCGACCTGGCGCGGGCCCGCAACGCGGTGGACAGCGAGGCCGGCCGCCTGGAGGCCGCGGAGAACGGGCTGACGCGGGCGCTGGTGAGCGCGCGCACCAACTGGACGGAGGACCACCCGGAGATCAAGCGCATGCAGGCGGAGCTGGACGGCATGGCCGCGCGGCGCAAGGAGGCGGAGGGGCGGCTGTGGGCCGAGCGCGCCGAGCGCGCAAGGGTGGCCGGGCTCATCGCCAACATCCAGAAGGAGATCGTCGACCTGCAGCAGAAGGCGGAGGCGTACCAGTCGCGGCTGAACAACACGCCGAAGTGGGCGCACGAGCTGGGGGTGATGAACCGCGACTATGAAATCGCCCGCACCAAGTACCAGAGCGTGGTGAGCCGCAAGGTGGAGGCGGAGATCGCCCAGGAGCTCGAGGCCAAGAGCGCGCAGAGCCTGTTCAACGTCATCTCCCCGGCGGGCGTGCCGGTGACGCCGGCGCGGCCGGACCGGATGACGGGGATGCTCATCGCCCTGCTGGTGGCGCTGGGGCTGGGGGTGCTGACGGGCGCGATGTTGGAGATGCGGGATGACAGCCTGCGCGATGGGACGGAGGTGCGCCAGCGGCTGACGCTCCCGGTGCTGGCGGTGGTGCCGGACATGCAGGGCAAGACGGAGAAGCGCGTGCTGATGCCGTCTTCGGGGACTCGCAACAACGTGCAGACCCCCACCTCATTGAACTGA
- a CDS encoding CpsD/CapB family tyrosine-protein kinase has protein sequence MDQTMERAGNFLPRVDDNATNPNSVDRRVVTLTAPASAAAEQYRSLYYRLERMRELRPMKVVALTSAMPGEGKTVTSVNLAMAAARANPDRRILLVDADLRRGGVAATLGVRNKTGLAELLSGEVEVRDVVRRFHATRLALIPAGATPEEPSQVLASPRMKQFLKAVRDGFDEVYVDLPPTLPFADAAILGHQVDGLLMVIRANVTPGKTVHQAVEQLAGAPILGCVLNGAELQATPYLKNYEKQR, from the coding sequence ATGGACCAGACGATGGAGCGGGCGGGCAACTTCCTCCCCCGCGTGGATGACAACGCGACGAATCCGAATTCGGTGGACCGCCGGGTGGTGACACTCACGGCGCCGGCTTCGGCGGCGGCGGAGCAGTACCGCAGCCTGTACTACCGGTTGGAGCGGATGCGGGAGCTGCGGCCCATGAAGGTGGTCGCGCTCACCTCGGCGATGCCGGGGGAGGGCAAGACGGTGACGAGCGTCAACCTGGCGATGGCGGCGGCGCGGGCGAACCCCGACCGGCGCATCCTCCTGGTGGACGCGGACCTGCGGCGCGGCGGCGTGGCGGCGACGCTGGGGGTGCGCAACAAGACGGGCCTGGCGGAGCTGCTCTCAGGGGAGGTGGAGGTTCGGGACGTGGTGCGCCGCTTCCACGCCACGCGCCTGGCGCTCATCCCCGCCGGCGCCACGCCGGAGGAGCCGTCGCAGGTGCTGGCCAGCCCCCGGATGAAGCAGTTCCTCAAGGCGGTGCGTGACGGCTTCGACGAGGTGTACGTCGACCTGCCGCCCACGCTCCCGTTCGCGGACGCGGCCATCCTCGGCCACCAGGTGGACGGCCTGTTGATGGTCATCCGGGCCAACGTGACACCGGGCAAGACGGTCCACCAGGCGGTGGAGCAGCTTGCGGGCGCGCCCATCCTCGGTTGCGTGCTCAATGGCGCCGAGCTGCAGGCGACGCCATACCTGAAGAACTACGAGAAGCAGCGGTAG
- a CDS encoding DegT/DnrJ/EryC1/StrS family aminotransferase, translating to MKHPGRLFVPSLPTLWPGMLLSRPKPGALPPFSSPNVRYFYFARNAVWLTVKMLGLDQGEVLMPAYHHGVEVEALVDAGATPRFYRVGNHWDVDLEDVARRIGPKTKALYLTHYAGFPGPAAQMRELADEHGLVLIEDCALSLLSSDGSVPLGTTGDVGIFCLYKTLPVPNGGALVINGPRQYSLPEPPAPPSASTFSHTASALLQNLELRGGPLGRSLRGLIRALGHGTVKAASIERVATGTQHFDRKHVDLGMSPLTKRIALAQDLESIVDKRRRNYFYLLGRLRDVVPPLFNQLPPGSCPLFYPLVVQEKAEVLARLRARGVDAIDFWKRFHPACDAAAFPEVAQLRRSVVEIPCHQDLSPEVMADVALVVRDAVKADRRTRKRAG from the coding sequence ATGAAGCACCCGGGGCGGTTGTTCGTGCCGTCCCTCCCGACGCTCTGGCCCGGCATGTTGCTGTCCCGTCCGAAGCCCGGGGCGCTGCCGCCGTTCTCGTCTCCGAACGTGCGCTACTTCTATTTCGCGCGCAACGCCGTCTGGCTGACGGTGAAGATGCTGGGGTTGGACCAGGGCGAGGTCCTCATGCCGGCCTACCACCACGGGGTGGAGGTGGAGGCCCTGGTCGACGCGGGCGCGACGCCGCGCTTCTACCGGGTGGGCAACCACTGGGACGTGGACCTGGAGGACGTGGCCCGGCGCATCGGCCCCAAGACGAAGGCGCTGTACCTGACACACTACGCGGGCTTCCCGGGCCCCGCGGCGCAGATGCGCGAGCTGGCGGACGAACACGGCCTGGTGCTCATCGAGGACTGCGCGCTGTCGCTGCTGTCCTCGGACGGGAGCGTGCCGCTGGGCACCACCGGCGACGTGGGCATCTTCTGCCTCTACAAGACGCTGCCCGTGCCCAACGGGGGCGCGCTGGTCATCAACGGCCCCAGGCAGTACAGCCTGCCGGAGCCTCCGGCGCCGCCGTCCGCCTCGACGTTCAGCCACACGGCGTCCGCGCTGCTCCAGAACCTGGAGCTGCGCGGTGGGCCGCTGGGCCGCTCGCTGCGGGGCCTCATCCGGGCGCTGGGGCATGGGACGGTGAAGGCGGCGAGCATCGAGCGGGTGGCCACGGGCACCCAGCACTTCGACCGCAAGCACGTGGACCTGGGCATGAGCCCGCTGACGAAGCGCATCGCGCTGGCGCAGGACCTGGAGTCCATCGTCGACAAGCGTCGTCGCAACTACTTCTACCTGCTGGGCCGGCTGCGCGACGTGGTGCCGCCGCTGTTCAACCAGCTGCCGCCGGGGTCCTGTCCGCTGTTCTATCCGCTGGTGGTGCAGGAGAAGGCGGAGGTGCTGGCGCGGCTGCGGGCCCGGGGCGTGGACGCCATCGACTTCTGGAAGCGCTTCCATCCCGCGTGCGACGCGGCGGCGTTCCCGGAGGTGGCGCAGCTGCGGCGCAGCGTCGTGGAGATTCCTTGTCACCAGGACCTGTCGCCGGAGGTGATGGCGGACGTGGCGCTGGTGGTGCGAGACGCGGTGAAGGCGGACCGGCGCACGCGCAAGCGCGCGGGGTAG